One genomic window of Cheilinus undulatus linkage group 7, ASM1832078v1, whole genome shotgun sequence includes the following:
- the psmg4 gene encoding proteasome assembly chaperone 4 produces the protein MTETLNGTAFDALTVHNFSEKILEQVFHFHVMKFNGGFFLWVGPSPVLSNLAVSMSSKYDSMPLSTLVMGDPSNTAPNSLAQRLAKKTNKQVFVSYSIPVTDSNLSLLVENRIKKELELHPQHF, from the exons ATGACTGAAACACTGAACGGGACAGCGTTTGACGCTCTTACTGTTCATAATTTCTCTGAGAAGATTCTGGAGCAGGTTTTTCATTTTCACGTCATGAAGTTTAACGGAGGATTCTTCCTGTGGGTCGGACCGAGTCCAGTCCTGTCCAACTTGGCTGTCTCAATGAGCAGCAAATAT GATTCAATGCCTTTATCCACATTAGTCATGGGAGACCCATCAAATACTGCTCCAAATTCCCTGGCACAGAGATTAG CAAAGAAGACCAACAAGCAAGTTTTTGTGAGTTACAGTATTCCTGTGACGGACTCCAACCTCAGTCTTTTGGTGGAGAACAGAATCAAAAAGGAGCTGGAGCTTCACCCGCAACATTTCTGA